The sequence AACTTTCCCTAATTCCTTTCCGTCCACCGGAGAGTAACTGCTAAGCCATTCTCCTTTGATATCTATAAACTCCACCCCTGTCCAAGTTCCCTTATTTACCTCGTTCAGCCCGAGGTCTTGAAGAAGTGTTTTTGTGTCAAATGTGCCTGCCATGATCCTTTTGTTTTAGCTAATTTGTGTTTATCTGTAAGCCCAATTTTGGCAAATGGGATGAGAAGTTATTTAATTATTTGAAGAAATTAAAGAAGCCTCTCTATTTATGCATTTATCAAATAAATTTATCCGTTCAAAATGAGTGATGATAGCCAAGTTCCACCTCCTCACCAACCCCAAATGTAGCAAACCAACTCCATATACCGTATAGATAAATAACCAACCGCGCTTACCATGAAACCTTATGTTTACCTTTTCACTTTTTTGCTGGTATTTACATCCTGCCTTAAGGACAATGAACAGAGCAATGTTTCCACTCAAAATTGCGCTAATACTTCCTTTGATGAATTAGCCGTTGATTTCTGTCTGCTTTCGATTGATTCTGTCCCTGCCACCTCCTTCCGCCAAGGAGAAAACATTATCTTTGCTTTGACACTTCACAATCTCACCTCGGACCAGCTGACTATCAAGCCAGCCTTTCTCCACAACCACCCTTTTGCGGTTCGCAGCCAAAACGATATTTTTGGTATCGGGACTCCCATCACTGGAGTTTGGTGTCAATTTAGCTTAAACCCACAAGAATTGGTCTTGGCTAAAGGTACATCCATTACACTGAGGGCACCGTGGTTTTGGGACGACGAAATAACGCCTACCTACCCACTATGCAAAGCGGACTCTAACCCGGTCATTCCTCCGGGAAATTACATTTCAATGGTGGACTTAGACTTTTCGATAGAAAATAACGCAAGCACCAACATCATAGACGGTCCACAGCTTACGGTCTTATTTGCTGTGGAAAACTGAACAAGAAAAACCCCCTGTTCCATTGGCACAACATTTGACACAGGCATCACATTGATCCATTTTTAACTCCCCAAAAAATGAAAAGATACCTCCTACTACTTACCGCTTTCTTGCTGCAACAATTGGCTTTTGGCCAACTGATCGAACGCAACTTCTTTGGAGACTTGGAATACCACTCCAGAAATGGTGAATATAAAGCTACTTTGGAAAAAAACGTCTTTAACGATCTAGTGTTCAGCGACAACATGCATAACAAAATCACTTTTGAGGAAAAATACCTTCATTGGGAGTATGGCGATTTGTTGAAAAACGAACGAGAAGAACACATGTTCCTCATGGACTTAGTTCGTCAATACCGACGGGAATCCCACTACAAAGCCACCTATGAGATTGATATCTTTAACAATTTGGTCATCGAAGACAACAGAAGCTATAAACTCGAAGTAGGCGAAGACATCTTCGGCAACATCACCCACGAAGAATCCATTAACGGACATCGCATTGCCATTACGAGAGAAAAAGACGGCGGGCTTATCTATGAATCGAACAGCCAAAAAGCTTCCTTGCAAAAGGATATTTTTGACCGATGGATTTATGAGGATAGTCGGGAAAACAAGCTTGTATTCACTAATACTTCGTGGGCCAATATGGAAAGAAAATACGGAAATCACGAGCGTATATTTCAACACTTCATGGATGAGCTCCTGTTCATCGAAAATAATCCCAGTCCCCGCATTAGAAGAAGTCGTGACCATTAGTTGATTTTTCCTTAAAGCCATATATTTGTTGAAGGCCTGAATACAGGAATATCCTTGGCAAAAGAATATATCTTTCATAGTGCCGTTAACCTATTTTCAGTTTAGATAAGCCGTATATGAAAACGCTTCCATCACTCCGCACCGTTACGGTAACGCGGTACATTTTGCCCCTCCGGGAAGGCGGCTCTCTACCGGCCCTCGCCGAAGCGGACGATGGCTTTAAGTACGCCCTGAAATTCAGGGGAGCAGGCCAGCGGGAAAAGGCCCTGATTGCGGAACTCTTAGGGGGAGAGATCGCGAGACTGCTGGGCTTTAAAGTTCCCGAACTGGTATTTGCGGAATTGGACGTGGCCTTTGGGCGATCAGAGGGGGATGAAGAAATCCAGGACCTGCTAAAAGGCAGCCAAGGACTCAACCTGGCCCTGCACTTTTTATCCCAAGCGATCAACTTCGATCCACTGGCCATGAAAGTAGACCCTCTTCTGGCGTCCAAAATCGTTTGGCTGGACATGCTGATCACCAATGTGGACAGGACTTTTCGCAACACCAATATGCTGATGTGGAACAGGGAACTTTGGCTGATCGACCATGGAGCGGCATTTCTTTTCCATCACAGTTGGAACAATTGGGAAAGAAATGCCCAAGGCACCTTCCCTATCATCCAAAACCACGTACTTTTGCCTGAAGCAAGCATGCTGGATGAGGCAAATGAAATTTTAAAGCCGCTATTAACTCCTGACAAGATCAAACAAATCGTATCCCTGATCCCCAAATCTTGGTTGCTCGCAGGCGGGGAAAGCGAAGATGCCGAAGAACTGGCAGGAGTTTATTCATCATTTCTGAACCTAAGGCATGCCCATGCAGATTATTTCACCAAAGAAGCAAAAGATGCAAGGACAGCTGTTATATGACTACGCCATCATCCGGGTCGTACCCAGGGTAGAGCGAGAGGAATTCATCAACGTAGGCGTAATCATCTGCGGTACAAAAAGCGGCTACTTACAGGCCAAGCTGCATTTAAATGAATCAAAGCTCCTAACTTTAGACCCAGAAGCAGATGTATCCATGATCAAGGAAAACCTGGCATCCTTTGAAAAAATATGCCAGGGCTCCAAAGGGCCTATCGCTACTATGGACAAGGCTTCACGCTTTCGATGGCTCACGGCCGTACGAAGCTCGGTCATCCAGACTTCCCGGCCCCATAGCGGATTTAGCCATAACTTGGACGATACTTTAGCGCGCCTATTCAAGGAGTATGTACTTTAGCTCTCATTTTCTGCTTTTCAGATCAGAAACTTGTGGTTGATGGTAAAACCGTCACTGGGAGAGGGTATTTTGTAGGATGTAACTCCGAATAGGTGTCGATGTTACCATTACCCCCCGCAAAGCAGCGAAATAAAAAAACCTTCAAAGTTCATCGCTCTGAAGGTTTTTCGTGTACGGCAGGCGTCTCCTGTCCGATTTTAGTAGGTCAATAATGATGCATTAATTCCACCCTCCACCGAGGGCTTGGTACATATTCACAAAAGCGTTCATTTGTTGCATTTTGGTTTCCACCAGATCAAACTTGGACTCCAAAGCATCACGCTGGGTCATCAGCACTTCCATATAATCTGCCCTTGCTGATTTGAAGAGATCTCCCGAGATGTTAATGGAGGTCGTCAAGGCTTCCACTTCCTTTGCTTTTAGCCCATAGCTCTTTTCCAGGTTTTTGATTTTTGCCAGCTGGTTGGCTACCTCCACATAGGCATTCAAAATGGTCTTCTCATAATTGTAAACCGCTTGAATCTGCTTGGAATTGGCACTTTTGTAGGTTGCTTTGATTTCTTTTCTATTGATCAAAGGTGCAGCCAAGTCCCCTGCCAGAGAATATAATAACGACTCTGGCGTCTTGATCAGGTAAGAGGGATTAAATGCTTGGAAACCTATCCCGGCAGAAATGCCCAATGAAGGGTAAAACCTTGCTTTGGCTACTTTCACGTCCAATTTAGCCGCTGCCAGCTCCATTTCTGCCTGGCGGATATCCGGCCTATTATCCAGCAGCTGAGCGGGAAGTCCTGCTTGCACCTGCTTCGGCACCAAGTCTATAAAAGCCTCAGAATCCCGAATCACCGGCTGCGGAAATCTCCCCACCAGAAAATTGATCTTATTCTCGGTTTCCGTAATCTTCTGCTGAATATCGTATTGCAGGCTTTTGGTATGGAATACCTCTGCTTCAAACTTCTTCACCGCCAGCTCTGTTGCCTTGGCAGCACTTTTCTGAAGCTTGACGATTTCCAAAGCATCGTGCTGGATTTTGATATTCCTCTTCACAATGGCCAGCTGATTGTCCAATGCCAGTAATTCATAATAAGCATTGGCAATTTCAGCAATCAGATTGGTCACCATGAAATTTTTTCCTTCCACAGAAGAGAGATACCGTGCCACTGCTGCCCGTTTGGCATTGTGCAGCTTGCCCCAAATATCCGCTTCCCAAGAAGCAAAAGCACCCACCATAAAATCAGGCAATGGTTCAGGCATTTCTCTCCCGGGCTCGATATCTGTAGTGGCTTCACTGGCACCGCGACTGGTATAGCGCCCCACCTTGTCCAGACCAGCGCCGGCCCTGATATCCACAGAAGGTAGGTATTCTCCTTTTTTGGCCTGAATTTCATTTTTGGACACGGCAATTTCCTGCAGGATAATGTTAAGTTCCTGATTATTGTTCAGCGCCGTATCTATCAAGGCACTCAAGTAGGGGTCTGTAAAGAAATCCTGCCATTTTACGCGAGCCGTATTGGCTGTATCCGAAGCACTATCAAAGTGCTCCGGAACAGCTGTATCGGGCGTTTTTTCCACTACTGAGGGAGTTTTACAGGACGTAATGGCCAATGTCATAAAGACCGCTCCCAGCGATATATATATTATTCTCTTAATCATTATAATCGTATTCTTCGGTTAATGGAACTTCGTCTTCATCTTTGATCAGGTGACGCCCATCGGCCAGTTTGCCGAATATGTAATACAGTCCGGGCACGATGATCACACCGAAAACAGTCCCGAACAACATCCCGCCCAAGGCAGAAGCACCAATGGTACGGTTACCGATGGCACCTGCGCCTGTAGCTATGATCAGCGGAATCAAGCCAGCAATAAAGGCAAAGGAAGTCATCAGAATCGGACGGAACCGGACTTTAGCCCCTTCAATGGCCGCATCCAGGATCGTCGCTCCTTGTTGCCGTTTCTGAACGGCAAACTCCACAATCAACACCGCATTTTTACCCAACAGCCCGATCAACATAATCAGACCGATCTGGGCATAAATATCATTGTCCAAGCCCATCATTTTCAGCAACAGGAATGAACCAAACACTCCTACCGGAAGGGACGTCACGACAGCCAATGGAATGATAAAGCTCTCGTATTGGGCGGCAAGTACAAAATACACGAACACCAGCACCACCAAGAAGACATATAAGGACTCATTTCCGCGGTTGGACTCATCATAAGAAAGTCCTTCCCACGCAATATCATATCCCTGAGGTAAGGTCTGGGCAGCCACCTCCCTGATCGCAGCGATGGCGTCTGCGGTAGTGTAGCCTTTGGCCGGGAGTCCCCTGATGGCCGCAGAATTGTACATATTGAAACGGGTCACCTCATTCGGGCCTTGTGTTTTCTTCAAGGTCATAAAGGCAGAATAAGGCACCATTTCCCCTTCATCATTTTTCACATACAGGTTCAATACATCGGAAGGCAATCTTCTGAACTTGGGATCGGACTGGACATATACCTTAAAGAATCGTCCAAACTTGATAAACCCTTGCTCATAAGTACTACCAATCATAATATTGAGATTTTCCATGGCTTTCCCGATGGAAACACCTTTCTGCATCGCCAGCTCATTGTCTATTACCAATTCATATTGGGGGTAATTGGCAGCAAAGAAGGTAAACAACCCGGTAAGTTCTTTCCGCTTGCTAAGGTCATCCATAAACTGCTTGTTGATTTTATCAAAATCCTGATAATCCGTATCGGTGGTCTTGTCCAATAGCCTCATGGAGAAACCGCCCGATGAGCCAAACCCTGGTATTGCAGGTGGCTCAAAAAACTCGATTACCGCTCCGAGCCCCTTAGACTCTTCCTCCAGTTCTTCCATGATCTCCTTCACCGTATGCTTCCTATCTGACCATTTTTTCAGGTTGATCAGACAAGTACCGGCATTGGACCCCCGGCCTTCTGTCATGATCTCATACCCTGCCAAGGAGGACACCGATTCCACTCCTTCAATTTCCTCACAGATCTTTTGTAGCTCTTGGGAGACCTTGTTGGTTCGCTCAAGTGTGGCACCAGGAGGTGTCTGGATGATGGCGTAAATAGTGCCTTGGTCTTCGCTAGGAATAAAGCCGGATGGTAACACTTGATTTTCCAAATAAATCCCCGCACAAAACGCAATCAAAATCCCGAAGGTCAACCATCTTCTGCTCACCATTCGCTTCAGCAAGACCACGTACCTCCCGGTCAGTTTATCAAAACCACTGTTGAACTTATCTAGTGATTTGGTGAGGAGGTTGCCCTTTTTCGCTTTGCCATGGTGATTTTTCAGCAGCATCGCACAGAGTACCGGTGTAAGGGTCAATGCAATCAGGGCAGAAATCACAATGGAACTGGCCATCGTAATGGAAAACTGTCTATAGAACGTCCCGACAGGCCCACTCATAAAGGAAATCGGCAAGAATACTGACACCATCACCATGGTAATGGCAATGATGGCTCCACTGATTTCTCCTAGCACTCTT comes from Echinicola vietnamensis DSM 17526 and encodes:
- a CDS encoding DUF3037 domain-containing protein, with the protein product MQGQLLYDYAIIRVVPRVEREEFINVGVIICGTKSGYLQAKLHLNESKLLTLDPEADVSMIKENLASFEKICQGSKGPIATMDKASRFRWLTAVRSSVIQTSRPHSGFSHNLDDTLARLFKEYVL
- a CDS encoding efflux RND transporter permease subunit, whose amino-acid sequence is MFQKFIHRPVFAIVISVIIVFVGTLAIKKLPISQFPQIAPTTVNVFIAYPGASADVLVKSTLITLENSINGAQGMRYMATDATSAGEATLRVIFEPGTDPNQAVIRVKTRVDRVMPLLPELVQREGVIITPIQPSMLMYVNLYGTGKNMDEKFLYNYANVHMIPEINRIKGVAKAQILGSRRYAMRIWLNPDRMRAYDISVEEVMEALQEQSIVGRPGRLGRSSGIEAQSLEYVLTYKGRYNEPEQYENVIIRANAEGESIHLKDIGKVELGSEFFDIYSNLDGHPSAAIVLKQNYGSNASDVIETVKEKLTEMKETFPPGVDYKISYDVSNFLDASIEQVIHTLRDAFILVALVVFIFLGDWRSTLIPILAVPVSLIGAFFVIQFFGLSINLVTLFALVLAIGIVVDDAIVVVEAVHAKMEEFPRLTPYQAVKRVLGEISGAIIAITMVMVSVFLPISFMSGPVGTFYRQFSITMASSIVISALIALTLTPVLCAMLLKNHHGKAKKGNLLTKSLDKFNSGFDKLTGRYVVLLKRMVSRRWLTFGILIAFCAGIYLENQVLPSGFIPSEDQGTIYAIIQTPPGATLERTNKVSQELQKICEEIEGVESVSSLAGYEIMTEGRGSNAGTCLINLKKWSDRKHTVKEIMEELEEESKGLGAVIEFFEPPAIPGFGSSGGFSMRLLDKTTDTDYQDFDKINKQFMDDLSKRKELTGLFTFFAANYPQYELVIDNELAMQKGVSIGKAMENLNIMIGSTYEQGFIKFGRFFKVYVQSDPKFRRLPSDVLNLYVKNDEGEMVPYSAFMTLKKTQGPNEVTRFNMYNSAAIRGLPAKGYTTADAIAAIREVAAQTLPQGYDIAWEGLSYDESNRGNESLYVFLVVLVFVYFVLAAQYESFIIPLAVVTSLPVGVFGSFLLLKMMGLDNDIYAQIGLIMLIGLLGKNAVLIVEFAVQKRQQGATILDAAIEGAKVRFRPILMTSFAFIAGLIPLIIATGAGAIGNRTIGASALGGMLFGTVFGVIIVPGLYYIFGKLADGRHLIKDEDEVPLTEEYDYND
- a CDS encoding HipA family kinase, translated to MKTLPSLRTVTVTRYILPLREGGSLPALAEADDGFKYALKFRGAGQREKALIAELLGGEIARLLGFKVPELVFAELDVAFGRSEGDEEIQDLLKGSQGLNLALHFLSQAINFDPLAMKVDPLLASKIVWLDMLITNVDRTFRNTNMLMWNRELWLIDHGAAFLFHHSWNNWERNAQGTFPIIQNHVLLPEASMLDEANEILKPLLTPDKIKQIVSLIPKSWLLAGGESEDAEELAGVYSSFLNLRHAHADYFTKEAKDARTAVI
- a CDS encoding TolC family protein → MIKRIIYISLGAVFMTLAITSCKTPSVVEKTPDTAVPEHFDSASDTANTARVKWQDFFTDPYLSALIDTALNNNQELNIILQEIAVSKNEIQAKKGEYLPSVDIRAGAGLDKVGRYTSRGASEATTDIEPGREMPEPLPDFMVGAFASWEADIWGKLHNAKRAAVARYLSSVEGKNFMVTNLIAEIANAYYELLALDNQLAIVKRNIKIQHDALEIVKLQKSAAKATELAVKKFEAEVFHTKSLQYDIQQKITETENKINFLVGRFPQPVIRDSEAFIDLVPKQVQAGLPAQLLDNRPDIRQAEMELAAAKLDVKVAKARFYPSLGISAGIGFQAFNPSYLIKTPESLLYSLAGDLAAPLINRKEIKATYKSANSKQIQAVYNYEKTILNAYVEVANQLAKIKNLEKSYGLKAKEVEALTTSINISGDLFKSARADYMEVLMTQRDALESKFDLVETKMQQMNAFVNMYQALGGGWN